One segment of Paenibacillus sp. FSL R7-0337 DNA contains the following:
- a CDS encoding NCS2 family permease, translating into MNRFFKLKENGTTVRTEIMAGITTFMAMAYILSVNPNTLTAFGRIDMGWYSVFLATALAAGIFTIAMGLFINFPVALAPGMGLNAYFASVVLSSATTEHEFTWQMGLTAVFISGIIFIILTITRVRQILLTAIPDSLKHAITVGIGMFITIIGLKNSGLMTIGVEAGKDIAANKFTDVLSFETVIHMGSLEDTNVQLVIIGLLLISILMVLRVRGAILFGILGTTVAAILMGAVDFSTINESQAHWIPDFTQLNFWEFDWEGIMHTGIVSAIATFTFVELFDTFGTLVGTAERAGIMKNPEEGKKRVGNAMFVDAVAVAGGAMLGTSTTTAYVESAAGVAEGGRTGLTAVTTGICFLLALFLAPVVALIPGPATAAALIIVGVLMAQSIREIDFQDMVLAIPAFLTFVIMPFTYNIANGISFGIVTYVILACVANIAGKKKYDIHWMMWVLAILIILRYVLIGSQG; encoded by the coding sequence TTGAACCGCTTTTTCAAACTGAAAGAGAACGGCACCACAGTACGTACAGAGATCATGGCCGGTATAACCACGTTTATGGCAATGGCTTATATTCTGTCGGTTAATCCAAACACCCTGACTGCCTTCGGCCGCATTGATATGGGCTGGTATTCTGTCTTCCTAGCTACAGCGCTGGCAGCAGGTATCTTCACCATTGCTATGGGATTATTCATTAACTTCCCGGTCGCTCTGGCACCTGGTATGGGCCTTAACGCATATTTCGCTTCCGTAGTCTTATCCTCTGCCACCACTGAACATGAGTTCACCTGGCAAATGGGTCTTACCGCTGTATTTATTTCCGGGATTATCTTCATCATCCTGACCATTACCCGGGTCCGGCAAATTCTGCTCACTGCCATTCCTGACAGCCTGAAGCATGCGATCACTGTCGGTATCGGGATGTTCATCACCATTATCGGCCTGAAGAACAGCGGACTGATGACCATTGGTGTGGAAGCCGGTAAAGACATCGCTGCTAACAAATTTACAGATGTACTGTCTTTTGAAACGGTAATTCATATGGGCAGTCTGGAAGATACGAATGTTCAACTCGTCATTATCGGCCTGCTTCTGATCTCCATCTTAATGGTACTGCGCGTTCGCGGCGCCATCCTGTTCGGAATTCTCGGTACTACCGTCGCTGCTATCCTGATGGGTGCTGTAGATTTCAGTACAATTAATGAATCGCAAGCACATTGGATTCCTGACTTCACACAGCTTAACTTCTGGGAATTCGACTGGGAAGGCATTATGCACACCGGTATCGTATCGGCGATTGCCACCTTTACCTTCGTGGAACTGTTCGATACCTTCGGTACGCTGGTAGGTACTGCTGAACGTGCCGGAATCATGAAGAACCCTGAAGAGGGCAAAAAGCGTGTCGGCAATGCTATGTTCGTAGATGCAGTAGCTGTTGCGGGCGGTGCGATGCTGGGGACTTCCACCACTACCGCTTATGTCGAGAGTGCAGCCGGTGTAGCTGAAGGCGGACGTACGGGTCTGACTGCAGTAACTACAGGGATCTGCTTCCTGCTTGCCTTGTTCCTGGCTCCGGTAGTCGCTCTGATCCCTGGTCCGGCCACAGCGGCAGCGCTGATTATTGTCGGTGTACTCATGGCTCAATCGATCCGTGAGATTGACTTCCAGGACATGGTGCTGGCAATTCCGGCCTTCCTGACCTTTGTAATCATGCCGTTTACGTATAACATTGCTAACGGGATCTCATTCGGGATTGTTACTTATGTTATTCTGGCTTGTGTAGCGAATATCGCCGGCAAGAAGAAATACGATATCCACTGGATGATGTGGGTTCTGGCGATTCTGATTATTCTGCGTTATGTTCTGATCGGCAGCCAAGGCTAA